One genomic region from Coregonus clupeaformis isolate EN_2021a unplaced genomic scaffold, ASM2061545v1 scaf2368, whole genome shotgun sequence encodes:
- the LOC121543856 gene encoding LOW QUALITY PROTEIN: endonuclease domain-containing 1 protein (The sequence of the model RefSeq protein was modified relative to this genomic sequence to represent the inferred CDS: inserted 1 base in 1 codon; deleted 1 base in 1 codon), translating into MLLLRWCPAGVSVSTAGWILLGLTLELSLPVTALSEPDPGFSLCRQSFYRQTPPLGLSGGGGALLTPLCHRLPGGQSFATLYHPTCDAAVYSAFHLSQGWGERRKGGGGKGGLFHFYYVETVESLSCMDCRRRKRTKGSQSPPLVMTPALLRGDVAGGKSQARSDSPLHQWDSLVTELIQSSVLPQCGSTGGQLYVLTGATGLRLGPGVEEGGDEGCEAGVQWSAVCCAGPEGQSGFSVGVVRETGGGGERVVSVKELEHMIGVTDLFSEGCGEADGATEGDIVTLLSDAMVGVVEKQRAAARPDAIQETLDETTDRSIEALTADTEPLITPSVDNETLASESDTESSGSTLVYIITSSVSLLIAPLRPVVSTLIGIPGQVAFVLQEDLVVLSALPGDTLSVFYNMASDLVSGVGSVTGLILGVGEMCFSTLYCITAPLVGSLVHQLPGRGHRGGHPGLGWGGHIRGDRGQCLVGVQGGWGPGVGMGGQMKAVGXGMGKLAWRCGNGVGNVVRMAGGLVVGSVETVVENVMEAFGQDQNCGWFGSTENVNQ; encoded by the exons ATGCTGCTGCTGCGGTGGTGTCCTGCTGGTGTCAGTGTCAGTACTGCAGGCTGGATCTTGCTGGGGCTGACTCTGGAGCTGTCTCTACCAGTCACAGCACTATCAGAACCAGACCCAGGCTTCTCCCTCTGCAGACAGAGCTTCTACAGACAGACCCCCCCTCTGGGCCTCTCCGGAGGTGGGGGGGCTCTCCTGACCCCCCTCTGTCACAGGCTGCCAGGGGGACAGTCGTTCGCCACGCTCTACCACCCGACCTGTGACGCAGCTGTTTACTCTGCcttccatctcagccaaggatggggggagaggaggaaaggaggagggggtAAGGGAGGATTATTTCATTTCTATTATGTAGAAACAGTGGAATCATTGTCATGCATGGACTGC agaaggaggaagaggacgaAAGGGTCCCAGAGTCCCCCCCTGGTGATGACCCCAGCCCTGCTCCGAGGGGATGTGGCGGGGGGTAAATCCCAAGCTCGCTCTGACTCTCCCCTCCACCAGTGGGACTCCCTGGTCACAGAGCTGATTCAGAGCAGCGTCCTGCCCCAGTGTGGCTCCACAGGGGGCCAGCTCTACGTCCTGACAGGAGCCACGGGGCTCAGGCTGGGGCccggggtggaggagggtggggaTGAGGGGTGTGAGGCTGGGGTGCAGTGGTCTGCAGTGTGCTGTGCTGGCCCAGAGGGACAGAGTGGGTTCAGTGTGggggtagtgagagagacagggggaggaggggagagggtggtGAGTGTTAAGGAGCTGGAACACATGATTGGAGTGACAGATCTATTTTCAGAGGGTTGCGGGGAAGCAGATGGGGCCACGGAGGGAGACATAGTGACACTGCTCAGTGATGCGATGGTTGGAGTCGTAGAAAAGCAGAGAGCAGCCGCAAGGCCAGACGCCATTCAGGAAACACTAGATGAGACTACTGACCGAAGCATAGAGGCACTAACTGCCGACACAGAACCTCTCATCACTCCCTCAGTGGACAACGAGACACTGGCCTCCGAGTCGGACACAGAGTCGTCCGGCAGCACTCTGGTGTATATCAtcacctcctctgtctccctgctcATCGCCCCACTACGCCCTGTAGTCTCCACCCTCATCGGGATCCCTGGACAG GTGGCCTTTGTCCTACAGGAGGACCTG GTGGTCCTGTCTGCCCTGCCAGGTGACACCCTCTCTGTGTTCTACAACATGGCGTCTGACCTGGTGTCTGGGGTCGGCTCAGTCACAGGCCTGATACTTGGTGTGGGGGAGATGTGCTTCTCCACCCTGTACTGCATTACAGCCCCTCTGGTGGGCTCCCTTGTTCACCAGCTGCCAGGACGGGGTCACAGGGGTGGGCACCCTGGCCTGGGATGGGGTGGGCATATTCGGGGGGATCGTGGACAATGCCTGGTGGGTGTCCAGGGTGGTTGGGGACCAGGCGTGGGA ATGGGAGGGCAGATGAAGGCGGTTG GGGGGATGGGGAAGCTGGCGTGGAGGTGTGGGAACGGGGTGGGGAACGTGGTAAGGATGGCAGGGGGGCTAGTAGTAGGAAGCGTGGAAACGGTTGTGGAGAATGTGATGGAGGCCTTTGGGCAGGACCAGAACTGTGGGTGGTTTGGGTCTACAGAGAATGTTAATCAATAA
- the ino80e gene encoding LOW QUALITY PROTEIN: INO80 complex subunit E (The sequence of the model RefSeq protein was modified relative to this genomic sequence to represent the inferred CDS: inserted 1 base in 1 codon) has translation MNGQADMEVDYKQKYKNLKRKXKFLVYEQECFQEELRRSQRKLLKVSRDKSFLLDRLLQYERVDEDSSDSDATASSENSEGEGPRERERDGGKKRRSSPGVGIPLPSSSHLSLLSRSGVNPLQSSGSTPYLNTLPFPPEYLAPPAERMKKERKTKAPKHKKETSGKVVAPLAANYPAGPAAPPTSSASFNWVPRQMLSGDAAEEEGESDGDSDRGDDDRGEGEEADLVIDIPNE, from the exons ATGAACGGTCAAGCCGATATGGAGGTGGACTACAAGCAGAAATACAAAAATCTCAAACGCA TTAAATTCCTGGTTTAT GAGCAGGAGTGTTTTCAGGAAGAGCTCAGAAGATCCCAGAGGAAGCTGCTCAAAGTGTCCAGAGATAAAAG TTTTCTTTTGGACCGACTGTTACAATATGAGCGGGTGGACGAGGACTCCTCAG ATTCTGATGCCACAGCCTCTTCTGAGAACAGTGAAGGAGAGGGccccagggagagggagagagacggaggaaagAA GAGAAGGAGTAGCCCTGGTGTAGGCATTCCTTTGCCCTcatcttcccatctctctctcctctctcgttctGGAGTGAACCCTCTCCAGTCATCTGGCAGTACCCCCTACCTCAACACA TTGCCCTTCCCACCAGAGTATTTGGCTCCACCAGCTGAGAGaatgaagaaagagagaaagacaaaggcGCCCAAACACAAGAAAGAGACATCGGGGaag GTGGTGGCTCCTCTAGCAGCCAACTATCCAGCGGGCCCGGCGGCCCCTCCCACATCCAGCGCCTCGTTCAACTGGGTTCCCAGGCAGATGCTGAGTGGAGACGCggcggaggaggagggagagagcgacgGAGACTCAGACAGAGGAGACGACGAcaggggggagggagaagaggctGACCTTGTCATCGATATCCCCAAcgagtga
- the si:ch73-54f23.4 gene encoding E3 ubiquitin-protein ligase TRIM69, producing the protein MKSCLYPNITEVTFDPETAHPLLTLSPSCTSVWFEEDKVIPKASEEEQPPNPRRFHYYYSVMGREGFITGRHYWEVEVGRKTAWRVGVAREDVHRGEMDSSGTSSGLWTLSLKGGAILACTDPKPTKVPVSIRPVRIGVFLDCEKEEVAFYNAVTMTPLYTFSMETVFVPLIPFYNPCDTDDGRNLGPLNLFSPSI; encoded by the exons ATGAAGAGCTGCCTCTATCCAA ACATCACTGAAGTGACCTTTGACCCAGAGACAgcccaccccctcctcaccctctcccccaGCTGCACCTCCGTGTGGTTCGAGGAGGACAAAGTTATCCCCAAGGCCTCGGAGGAGGAGCAGCCACCCAACCCCCGCCGCTTCCACTACTACTACAGTGTAATGGGCCGAGAAGGCTTCATCACCGGACGccattactgggaggtggaggtgggccGCAAGACAGCATGGCGGGTGGGTGTGGCCAGGGAGGATGTCCACAGGGGGGAGATGGACTCCAGCGGGACCAGCAGCGGTCTCTGGACCCTGTCCCTGAAGGGAGGGGCCATCTTGGCCTGTACAGACCCCAAACCCACCAAGGTCCCAGTGTCCATCAGGCCCGTCCGGATCGGAGTGTTCTTAGACTGTGAGAAGGAGGAAGTAGCGTTCTATAACGCTGTTACCATGACGCCGCTGTACACATTCTCCATGGAAACAGTGTTCGTTCCGCTGATCCCCTTCTATAACCCTTGTGACACGGACGATGGGAGGAACCTTGGTCCCCTGAACCTCTTTAGCCCCTCTATATGA